The Cohnella abietis genome has a segment encoding these proteins:
- a CDS encoding lysophospholipid acyltransferase family protein: protein MIQAQRSLRFEKIFALYNDRYLLRRNFHSFGVRGNIDPVAEGRPVIYLMNHSSWWDGLVVFHAVMRLSSRKHYLMMDELQMKRYPFFRKIGAFSVDKTGARSVMESLRYAEDLLKDGKPVWLFPQGDIYPLERRPLKFSGGAAYLLERHPEAVIQPVTAYYSLTMHQKPDVSLFFGCPQQGECDDISRKEATSALERMLEMQLEEHRKQVIAGNGRASETDFRSLLRGNQSVSDTFYGFKRGVAKWSSFFGR, encoded by the coding sequence TTGATACAAGCACAAAGAAGCTTACGATTTGAGAAAATATTCGCCCTATATAATGATCGTTACTTGCTCAGGAGAAACTTCCACTCCTTCGGTGTTAGAGGGAATATAGATCCCGTAGCAGAAGGGCGTCCGGTCATCTACTTGATGAATCATAGCTCTTGGTGGGATGGTCTTGTCGTGTTTCACGCTGTCATGAGATTATCGAGTCGAAAGCATTACCTGATGATGGACGAGCTTCAGATGAAGCGCTATCCCTTCTTTCGGAAAATCGGTGCGTTCTCTGTCGACAAAACGGGAGCAAGAAGTGTGATGGAATCCCTTCGTTATGCGGAAGATTTACTGAAGGATGGGAAGCCAGTATGGTTATTTCCTCAAGGTGATATCTATCCCCTTGAACGAAGGCCGCTGAAGTTTTCCGGAGGAGCAGCCTACTTATTAGAGAGGCATCCAGAAGCTGTTATTCAGCCTGTAACAGCTTATTATAGCTTGACGATGCACCAGAAGCCGGATGTTTCTTTGTTTTTTGGTTGTCCTCAGCAAGGGGAGTGCGATGACATTTCCCGTAAGGAGGCAACGTCGGCGTTAGAGCGTATGCTTGAGATGCAGCTAGAGGAGCATAGAAAGCAAGTTATTGCGGGCAATGGCAGAGCCAGTGAGACAGATTTCCGCTCCCTACTGAGGGGCAATCAATCCGTTAGTGATACCTTCTATGGATTCAAGCGGGGGGTGGCCAAATGGAGCTCGTTCTTTGGGCGGTAA
- a CDS encoding glycosyltransferase, producing the protein MELVLWAVTITLALQLLFVLWNLRQMPKLGLRRGDLLTKETSQESKQDNSGDRPLLSVLIPARNEEEQIGQCVSSVLADCSMLLEVLVLDDQSEDGTYEAASVSCSGDNRLRVIKGTEKPNGWMGKSFACHQLSKEANGEWWLFLDADARLSDGTLSNAMDMALQQQKGLITGFPRQVTGSWMEKLIVPLMNFTIACHLPVKLVRDSTDPKFVAAHGAFLLIHSDSYRQIGGHAAFKEHLVDDMQMAKAVKRAGLPVTLADITDYVSVRMYNDASEVWNGYKKNVFAGMGRNLPLLIVLLLFYSLLYIVPPIMLIMGSLACGLEGLQSAISLGIVPAFVAWMLGVAIKYRVDRQGKQPAKFAWYLPAAIVLLICIAIASWRAAANGQGYVWKGRRYS; encoded by the coding sequence ATGGAGCTCGTTCTTTGGGCGGTAACCATTACGCTTGCGTTACAGCTGCTTTTTGTTTTGTGGAATTTGCGTCAAATGCCTAAGCTGGGCTTGCGAAGAGGCGACCTCCTGACAAAGGAAACCTCACAGGAAAGTAAACAGGACAATAGCGGTGACAGACCGTTATTATCTGTTCTCATTCCCGCACGTAACGAAGAAGAACAAATCGGACAGTGTGTGTCCTCTGTACTTGCAGATTGCTCGATGCTTTTAGAGGTACTCGTACTCGATGATCAATCAGAGGATGGCACTTATGAAGCCGCTTCCGTCTCCTGTTCGGGAGATAATCGTCTGAGAGTAATCAAGGGAACAGAGAAGCCGAACGGCTGGATGGGAAAGAGCTTCGCCTGCCATCAACTGTCTAAGGAAGCCAATGGTGAATGGTGGCTTTTTCTTGATGCGGATGCCAGATTATCGGATGGCACGCTTTCCAATGCAATGGACATGGCGCTTCAGCAACAGAAGGGTCTTATTACTGGTTTTCCAAGGCAAGTAACGGGATCTTGGATGGAGAAGCTAATAGTCCCGTTAATGAATTTTACAATTGCCTGTCACTTGCCGGTTAAGCTAGTTCGCGATTCTACTGATCCTAAGTTCGTGGCTGCGCATGGTGCGTTTCTGCTTATTCACTCGGACAGCTATAGACAGATCGGCGGGCACGCTGCATTCAAGGAACATCTCGTAGATGATATGCAAATGGCTAAAGCAGTTAAACGAGCGGGATTGCCCGTCACACTTGCGGACATAACAGATTACGTATCGGTACGAATGTATAACGACGCCTCGGAAGTATGGAACGGGTATAAGAAGAATGTTTTCGCTGGAATGGGACGTAATCTGCCCTTGTTAATTGTCCTCTTGTTGTTCTACAGCCTACTCTACATCGTTCCTCCGATAATGCTCATAATGGGAAGTCTTGCCTGTGGGTTGGAAGGCTTACAATCGGCTATCTCATTAGGAATAGTACCTGCTTTTGTTGCTTGGATGCTGGGTGTGGCTATTAAGTATAGGGTAGATAGACAAGGGAAGCAGCCAGCCAAGTTCGCATGGTATTTGCCCGCTGCCATTGTGCTCTTGATTTGTATTGCAATTGCCTCCTGGAGGGCAGCCGCTAACGGACAGGGTTATGTATGGAAGGGGAGGCGCTATTCATGA
- a CDS encoding phytoene desaturase family protein — MKRVVVIGGGLGGLSAAIRLATAGFSVTVLEQQPTLGGKLQRIQLGHYTFDRGPSTITMPEAFRRVFTSAGRKMEDYIQLYKLNEGTRNIFSDGTTVDLSSDLEAVESQISAYSLEDAAQYKSFMKESEILYRLAECNFMTQILGWKEKLQPRMALAFARVRPFMTMDKLLRRYFHHPNTIAMFGRYATYVGSSPWSAPAIFGMLPHMENALGIYGVKGGTYAIVEGFSRLARELGVTIKTGVRVTRILSRNGRAVGVSTDQGYYDADYIVANGDVLSVCEELLDDKDRGAMSRKKVTEYEPSLSGFVQLVGVKQEYPQLLHHNVFYPNTYSEEFQDLFIHRVPPSDPAIYVCHSGHSERGMAPEGASNLFILVNAPYLSDLVNWDNPFTKQYGERILDKLASLGIEGLRDAEVRMSYTPLQLKQDTSAYRGAIYGISSNSPRQTFARPSNRGPISGLWFVGGTTHPGGGTPMVAMSGQLVAESLIKHSGV, encoded by the coding sequence ATGAAAAGAGTTGTCGTCATCGGGGGAGGGCTAGGGGGGCTATCTGCTGCTATTCGATTGGCAACTGCTGGATTTTCCGTTACAGTGCTTGAACAGCAGCCAACGCTTGGCGGCAAGCTACAAAGAATTCAGCTCGGCCATTATACCTTCGATAGAGGACCCAGTACGATTACGATGCCAGAGGCTTTCCGCAGAGTGTTCACCAGTGCAGGGAGGAAGATGGAAGACTACATTCAGCTCTACAAGCTTAACGAGGGAACACGAAACATTTTTTCAGACGGTACCACAGTCGATCTCTCCTCAGATTTGGAGGCCGTGGAAAGCCAAATTAGTGCGTATAGCTTAGAGGATGCTGCTCAATATAAATCGTTTATGAAGGAATCCGAGATTTTGTACCGCTTGGCTGAATGTAATTTTATGACCCAGATACTAGGGTGGAAAGAAAAGCTACAACCTCGTATGGCACTTGCTTTTGCAAGAGTTCGCCCTTTTATGACGATGGATAAATTACTACGTCGTTACTTTCACCATCCGAATACGATAGCCATGTTTGGTAGATATGCCACTTATGTGGGATCCTCGCCCTGGAGCGCGCCCGCGATCTTTGGTATGCTTCCACATATGGAAAATGCCCTAGGCATATATGGAGTTAAGGGTGGCACTTATGCTATAGTGGAAGGCTTCAGTCGCTTGGCTAGAGAGCTAGGCGTGACGATTAAGACGGGAGTTCGCGTCACTCGAATCCTTTCGCGAAATGGCAGGGCGGTAGGTGTGAGCACTGATCAAGGGTATTATGATGCGGATTATATTGTAGCAAACGGTGATGTGCTTAGTGTTTGTGAAGAGCTGCTCGACGACAAGGATCGTGGAGCCATGTCTAGAAAGAAGGTTACGGAATACGAGCCTTCGTTATCAGGATTCGTTCAATTAGTAGGCGTGAAGCAGGAGTACCCACAATTGCTGCATCATAATGTATTTTATCCGAACACCTATTCGGAGGAGTTTCAGGATTTGTTTATACATCGGGTTCCACCCTCTGATCCAGCCATTTATGTATGCCATTCCGGGCATTCAGAGAGAGGGATGGCTCCAGAAGGGGCAAGTAACCTATTCATACTGGTAAACGCGCCATACCTGTCGGATTTAGTTAACTGGGACAATCCGTTCACGAAACAATATGGGGAACGAATATTAGACAAGCTAGCAAGTCTCGGTATTGAAGGATTAAGAGACGCTGAGGTAAGGATGAGCTATACACCGCTTCAGCTTAAGCAGGACACGTCGGCCTATCGCGGAGCGATATACGGAATTTCGTCGAACTCACCCCGACAAACGTTTGCTAGACCGTCCAATAGAGGGCCGATTTCGGGGCTCTGGTTCGTAGGCGGTACAACTCACCCTGGTGGCGGCACGCCGATGGTCGCTATGTCTGGTCAATTGGTAGCGGAGTCGTTGATCAAACATTCAGGAGTATAA
- the fni gene encoding type 2 isopentenyl-diphosphate Delta-isomerase: MERRKKEHIEICLQEDVTSKGGGTGFQHYRFRHRALPEIDYAAIDTSTNFVGRAIKVPLMISSMTGGTEEAARINIKLAEAAEKRGWAMGLGSLRAAIEQPATAASYQVRTYAPNVPLIANIGAVQLNYGFGIEQCRRAVELSDADALVLHLNGLQEVFQEGGNSNFGGLLRKIEQLCKVAEFPVGVKEVGWGIDGVTARALKEAGVSFIDVAGSGGTSWSQVEKFRSTNNLSKAAAEAFADWGTPTAQCVVEVSEAATDTYLIASGGLVSGVDAAKAIALGANMASFGRALLAPAVHSEAELNQLLERLELELRIAMFGIGAANLQELHRTNRIVQLRAE; this comes from the coding sequence ATTGAACGTAGGAAAAAGGAGCACATCGAGATTTGCCTACAAGAGGATGTGACAAGCAAAGGTGGAGGAACGGGTTTCCAGCACTATCGCTTTCGTCATCGGGCTTTGCCTGAAATAGATTACGCTGCGATCGATACATCAACTAATTTTGTTGGGCGCGCGATCAAGGTGCCGCTAATGATCAGCTCAATGACAGGCGGTACAGAGGAAGCGGCTCGCATTAATATAAAGCTGGCGGAGGCCGCGGAGAAAAGAGGGTGGGCGATGGGGTTAGGCTCCTTGCGAGCTGCAATTGAACAGCCAGCAACGGCAGCGTCCTATCAAGTGCGCACCTATGCACCGAACGTACCCTTGATAGCCAATATAGGGGCTGTTCAGCTTAACTATGGTTTTGGGATCGAACAGTGCCGTAGAGCAGTGGAGCTTTCCGATGCGGACGCTCTTGTTCTCCACTTGAACGGACTACAAGAGGTGTTCCAGGAGGGCGGGAACAGCAATTTCGGCGGACTATTGCGAAAGATTGAGCAACTATGCAAGGTAGCTGAATTTCCCGTAGGTGTTAAAGAGGTCGGCTGGGGAATCGATGGCGTGACGGCAAGGGCGCTAAAAGAAGCAGGGGTATCTTTTATAGATGTTGCAGGTTCAGGGGGGACTTCTTGGAGTCAAGTTGAGAAGTTTCGTTCTACTAATAATCTGAGTAAAGCTGCCGCTGAGGCATTCGCAGATTGGGGAACGCCGACCGCCCAATGTGTTGTAGAGGTTAGCGAAGCAGCAACTGATACCTATCTCATTGCAAGCGGCGGTTTGGTAAGTGGTGTAGACGCAGCGAAGGCGATAGCGCTCGGTGCGAATATGGCTTCTTTCGGCCGCGCATTACTTGCGCCCGCTGTGCATTCTGAAGCTGAGCTGAACCAATTGCTGGAGCGATTGGAGCTTGAACTGAGAATAGCGATGTTCGGCATTGGTGCTGCTAATTTACAGGAATTACATAGAACAAATCGAATTGTGCAACTGAGGGCAGAATAA
- the mutS gene encoding DNA mismatch repair protein MutS — protein MAGYTPMMEQYLSVKATATDALLFFRLGDFYEMFFEDAITASRELEITLTGRGAGQEERIPMCGVPHHAAEGYIARLIDKGYKVAVCEQVEDPASTKGVVKREIVRIVTPGTVMDSKMLGDASNNFIVGASQLNGRFSIAACDLTTGELYVTSFADSIEAIKSTLNVYRPSEAVGDESAIAALTADTNLTTRSLLTTVRETADLEKLTEQFPDEQWSSYEPVRQQAVAHLISYLDETQKRSLAHLRSVKAYDSESYMSLDAFTRRNLELTETVRDRSRKGSLLSLLDRTRTAMGARLLKRWIDQPLLNREEAERRLDAVEALNQDWIKRKELRDELGEVYDLERLAGRIAYGTANGRDLNALKNSLKRIPSIQMLCESLEAEPLTQLASRMDACQDIADAIERAISDEPPVTLKDGGLIRPGYDKKLDELREASQNGKQWIAELERQEREATGIKSLKIGFNKVFGYYLEVTRANLVNLPEGRYERKQTLANAERYVTPELKEKEALILEAEDRMFDLEYERFIALRDEIAGQMARLQRLAESVAALDVLQAFAEASAERRYSRPSWTDGEGYDLTIEEGRHPVVESVNENGVFIANETSLTSADGSILLITGPNMAGKSTYMRQVAMICLMAQIGCFVPARRAVLPFVDRIFTRIGAADDLVGGQSTFMVEMKDIQVMTEQATKRSLIIIDELGRGTSTDEGMAIAQSVIEYVHNHIGCKALVSTHFHELAHLESSLSGLKNGCMAVKESADGVTFLRKLVPGAADSSYGIYCAQLAGLPETIVSRAYTLLNDNGSINTPNIVTSREVATAVEAISTPPVAAAAPAIGVVQLSMFADSSAPAKSQKPSANDKLLDKLRKLDVMRMTPMQALEWLNDARNQLTESGEQ, from the coding sequence ATGGCTGGATATACCCCCATGATGGAGCAATATTTGTCGGTAAAAGCAACGGCCACAGATGCTCTATTATTTTTTCGCTTAGGCGATTTCTATGAAATGTTTTTTGAGGATGCGATAACCGCGTCTCGTGAGCTGGAGATTACTTTGACAGGGCGCGGAGCCGGGCAAGAGGAACGGATACCAATGTGCGGTGTTCCTCATCATGCCGCTGAAGGTTATATTGCTAGATTGATAGATAAGGGCTATAAGGTTGCAGTTTGTGAGCAGGTGGAAGATCCAGCTAGCACGAAAGGTGTCGTAAAGCGTGAAATTGTGCGTATCGTCACTCCGGGTACGGTTATGGATTCCAAAATGCTCGGAGATGCTTCGAACAATTTTATCGTTGGAGCCTCGCAATTAAATGGTCGCTTTAGCATAGCAGCTTGCGATTTGACGACTGGTGAGCTCTACGTCACTTCATTCGCAGACTCAATTGAAGCTATTAAAAGCACTTTAAATGTTTATCGCCCATCCGAAGCGGTTGGTGATGAATCAGCTATTGCTGCTTTAACGGCTGACACGAATTTAACAACACGGAGCTTGCTAACGACTGTTCGTGAAACGGCTGATCTAGAGAAGCTGACAGAGCAATTTCCTGATGAGCAATGGAGCTCCTACGAGCCTGTTCGACAGCAGGCAGTCGCTCATCTGATCTCTTACCTAGATGAGACACAGAAGCGTTCGCTTGCCCATCTTCGATCTGTTAAAGCCTATGATTCGGAATCTTATATGTCCTTAGATGCCTTTACCAGAAGAAATCTTGAGCTAACAGAAACCGTTCGGGACCGTTCCCGCAAGGGTTCTTTATTATCGCTATTAGACCGTACACGTACGGCTATGGGAGCGCGATTGCTTAAGCGCTGGATTGATCAGCCGTTGCTGAACCGGGAAGAAGCAGAGCGCAGATTGGATGCGGTAGAGGCGCTTAATCAGGATTGGATTAAACGCAAGGAGCTTCGCGACGAGCTAGGGGAAGTATATGATCTGGAACGGCTCGCGGGTAGAATTGCTTATGGCACAGCTAATGGTCGTGATCTGAATGCGCTCAAAAATTCCTTGAAACGAATCCCGTCCATTCAAATGCTATGTGAAAGCCTCGAAGCAGAGCCGCTTACTCAGCTTGCTAGCAGGATGGATGCTTGCCAGGATATTGCTGACGCCATTGAACGTGCGATTTCGGATGAGCCGCCTGTCACTCTCAAGGATGGCGGACTGATTCGCCCAGGCTACGATAAGAAGCTCGATGAGCTGCGTGAGGCGAGTCAGAACGGTAAGCAATGGATTGCTGAGCTTGAGCGTCAGGAGCGGGAAGCTACAGGCATTAAGTCGTTGAAAATAGGCTTTAACAAAGTGTTCGGCTATTATCTGGAAGTCACCCGTGCGAATCTCGTCAACCTCCCAGAAGGACGATATGAACGTAAGCAAACACTGGCGAATGCCGAACGATATGTTACACCTGAGCTGAAAGAGAAAGAAGCGCTCATTCTAGAGGCGGAAGACCGCATGTTCGATTTGGAATACGAGCGGTTTATTGCTCTGCGCGATGAAATAGCTGGTCAGATGGCAAGGCTGCAGCGTTTAGCGGAAAGCGTAGCGGCACTAGATGTACTTCAGGCATTCGCTGAAGCGAGTGCGGAACGAAGATATTCTCGTCCAAGCTGGACAGATGGGGAAGGCTATGATCTAACGATCGAGGAAGGTCGCCATCCTGTCGTTGAATCGGTTAACGAGAATGGTGTGTTTATAGCTAATGAGACCTCGCTAACCTCAGCTGATGGTTCCATCCTACTCATTACCGGACCTAACATGGCGGGGAAAAGTACTTATATGAGGCAGGTAGCAATGATCTGTCTGATGGCTCAGATTGGCTGCTTTGTCCCTGCTCGCCGCGCTGTTCTACCGTTTGTCGATCGTATTTTCACTCGTATCGGGGCAGCGGATGACTTGGTCGGAGGCCAAAGCACGTTCATGGTCGAGATGAAGGATATTCAGGTCATGACGGAGCAAGCGACGAAAAGAAGCTTAATTATTATTGATGAATTAGGCCGTGGAACCTCAACAGATGAGGGGATGGCTATAGCGCAATCGGTTATTGAATATGTACATAATCATATCGGCTGTAAAGCGCTTGTCTCGACTCATTTTCACGAATTGGCTCATTTAGAAAGCTCTTTGTCTGGCTTGAAAAATGGCTGTATGGCGGTCAAGGAAAGTGCGGACGGAGTTACCTTCCTTCGCAAGCTAGTGCCGGGAGCCGCAGATTCAAGCTATGGGATATATTGTGCGCAGTTAGCCGGATTGCCAGAAACGATCGTATCACGCGCCTACACGCTGCTTAATGATAATGGGTCCATTAATACTCCGAATATTGTGACTTCACGGGAAGTGGCAACAGCGGTAGAAGCTATCTCTACTCCACCAGTCGCTGCTGCAGCTCCTGCGATCGGCGTTGTTCAATTGTCCATGTTTGCCGACTCTTCGGCACCAGCTAAGTCGCAGAAACCTTCGGCTAACGATAAGCTGCTTGATAAGCTTAGGAAGCTTGACGTCATGAGAATGACTCCTATGCAGGCATTAGAGTGGTTAAACGATGCGAGGAACCAATTAACTGAAAGTGGTGAGCAATAA
- a CDS encoding S41 family peptidase has product MKLFRRSRISLALFLSLAIFLCGVPSALGATASQLQEVRGLLEKYHISKPSEEDLNYTEINAMIESLHDPYTQYFDDAQWAAFNSALEQTFVGVGIVLAEDKGIVYVEDVIAGGPAEASGVQAGDLIVGAGGKLFKSTTIADVQKELRGIEGSVVTISVNRNGKVLKIKITRKPIHLPVVTTRMLDSGIGYLALSGFTSDAGSEVKSQLAKLEEKGLTSLVLDLRNNGGGYVNAAQEIAGLFVEEGVLAHMRDRDGTDEPLEVEGSTKPYPVIILVNGNSASASELLSGALQDYGVAKLVGTTTYGKGVVQSIIPVKSGGKLKVTIQEYFTPNDRKVDKVGLYPDLFVNGVAEQLIGAYRLAGGEKMSLVSNKASLSINGVKMSQSKAVWKDKNVWYVNMKLAASLLESNLSYDAKNRSITLANDSQAQTLKSNDSHLKIIDGKSSIDIALLKKWYPSLSYSVAGDSLTLTVN; this is encoded by the coding sequence ATGAAGCTATTCAGAAGATCGCGAATTTCGCTTGCCCTTTTCCTTTCCTTAGCCATATTCCTTTGTGGAGTTCCTTCCGCTCTTGGAGCGACCGCCAGTCAGCTTCAGGAGGTTCGTGGGCTTCTTGAGAAATATCACATTAGTAAGCCTTCTGAGGAAGACCTCAATTATACGGAAATCAATGCGATGATAGAGTCTCTTCATGATCCCTATACCCAGTATTTCGATGATGCGCAATGGGCGGCATTTAACTCTGCATTAGAGCAAACCTTCGTAGGTGTAGGTATTGTTCTGGCTGAAGATAAGGGTATCGTCTATGTAGAGGATGTCATTGCTGGAGGCCCTGCTGAGGCTTCCGGTGTTCAGGCGGGTGACCTGATTGTAGGCGCAGGTGGTAAGTTATTTAAGAGCACAACGATAGCAGACGTTCAGAAGGAGCTTCGTGGGATAGAAGGCTCTGTCGTAACAATAAGCGTGAATCGGAACGGTAAAGTGTTGAAAATAAAAATAACGCGCAAGCCGATACATCTCCCGGTTGTGACGACACGAATGCTTGACAGCGGTATTGGCTACCTAGCTTTATCAGGCTTTACTTCTGATGCAGGCAGTGAGGTTAAGAGCCAGCTGGCTAAGCTAGAGGAGAAGGGGCTTACTTCATTGGTGCTAGACCTTCGTAACAATGGCGGAGGATATGTGAATGCGGCTCAAGAAATTGCAGGGTTGTTTGTTGAGGAAGGTGTTCTTGCCCATATGCGGGATCGTGATGGGACAGATGAGCCGCTAGAGGTTGAGGGATCGACTAAGCCTTATCCTGTTATTATTCTGGTGAACGGTAATTCGGCTAGCGCTTCTGAGCTGCTGTCTGGAGCCTTGCAGGACTATGGGGTCGCTAAGCTTGTAGGGACTACGACTTATGGTAAAGGTGTCGTACAATCGATTATTCCTGTTAAGAGCGGTGGCAAGCTTAAGGTGACGATTCAAGAATATTTCACGCCTAATGATCGGAAGGTTGATAAAGTTGGGTTATATCCAGATTTGTTCGTAAATGGGGTAGCTGAGCAATTAATTGGCGCTTACCGGTTAGCGGGCGGTGAGAAGATGTCGCTAGTATCGAATAAAGCTAGTCTATCTATTAATGGAGTGAAGATGTCGCAGTCGAAAGCGGTATGGAAGGATAAGAACGTCTGGTACGTCAATATGAAGCTGGCTGCTTCCTTGCTGGAATCCAATTTAAGCTACGATGCGAAGAATCGTTCGATTACGCTCGCGAATGACTCCCAAGCCCAAACTCTTAAGAGCAATGACTCTCATCTGAAAATTATTGATGGAAAGTCGAGTATCGACATTGCTTTACTGAAAAAATGGTACCCAAGCTTGTCCTACTCCGTTGCTGGTGATTCCTTAACTCTAACGGTTAATTAA
- the mutL gene encoding DNA mismatch repair endonuclease MutL: protein MGIIRPLDDHLANQIAAGEVVERPASVLKELIENAVDAGASRIDVSAEEGGLNLLRVADDGTGIQPDDLLLAFQRHATSKIATGKDLFQIATLGFRGEALPSIAAVAKVKCVSATDDSGLAQMIEIEGGTLISNRETNAPKGTEMVVKDIFFNTPARLKYMKTIQTELGHLSDVIYRQALARPDIAFTFSHNGNLLLRTPGNGDLRQVVAAIYGTSSAKAMIEVKEENPDYSIYGLTALPIETRANRNAVTVLINGRFVRSQAVVQPLMQAYHTLLPLHRYPLAVINLKMHPTLVDVNVHPAKLEVRFSKESELRAFVETAIKNTVSSEAYIPSGASVREAKPNAWVQDQIRFQVPRNEAVQEEIAAAVQSDEPAIAEAKPAYEFTEGYQAKPAITNDWPAKQEERSRPSNEKSSSYSWSEKPTSDKIPDDVWKMAFASPEVKPQVPHFPELSWIGQLHGTYIVAQNSNGLYLIDQHAAHERVHYEYYYDKFGRQEEASQELLLPVTLEFAPDESTVMRGRLAAFQSAGVYMEDFGGNTFIIRAVPHWFPSGDEAAVVREMAEWVIQERSLDLHVLREKAAIMCSCKASIKANQALTREAGDKLLERLGACRQPYTCPHGRPIVVSFSTYELEKMFKRVTS, encoded by the coding sequence ATGGGCATTATCCGTCCCCTCGATGATCATTTGGCGAATCAGATCGCGGCTGGAGAGGTGGTCGAGCGACCGGCTTCTGTGTTAAAGGAATTGATTGAAAATGCGGTCGATGCAGGCGCCTCTCGTATCGATGTATCTGCAGAGGAAGGCGGTCTGAATCTGCTACGTGTGGCGGATGATGGGACAGGCATCCAGCCGGATGATTTACTGCTCGCATTCCAGCGTCACGCGACGAGTAAGATTGCTACAGGCAAGGACCTGTTCCAGATTGCCACTTTAGGCTTTCGTGGCGAAGCATTGCCAAGTATTGCAGCCGTTGCAAAGGTGAAATGTGTTAGTGCAACGGATGATAGCGGCTTGGCTCAGATGATTGAGATTGAAGGCGGCACACTCATCTCCAACAGGGAGACGAATGCACCGAAGGGCACGGAGATGGTCGTTAAGGATATATTCTTTAATACGCCTGCCCGGCTTAAATATATGAAGACGATACAGACTGAATTGGGTCATCTATCCGATGTTATTTATCGCCAAGCGCTTGCCAGACCTGATATTGCTTTTACATTTTCCCATAATGGAAATCTGCTGCTGCGCACACCGGGAAATGGTGATCTCCGTCAGGTAGTCGCAGCGATCTACGGCACATCGTCAGCGAAGGCTATGATTGAGGTAAAGGAAGAGAATCCGGATTACTCGATCTATGGCTTAACCGCGCTTCCTATCGAAACAAGAGCAAATCGCAACGCTGTGACGGTGTTGATCAATGGGCGGTTCGTTCGCAGTCAAGCTGTCGTTCAACCGCTAATGCAGGCGTATCATACGCTCTTACCTTTGCACCGTTACCCATTAGCCGTTATTAATCTGAAAATGCACCCAACACTAGTCGATGTCAACGTGCATCCTGCTAAGCTAGAGGTACGATTCAGCAAGGAGAGCGAGCTGCGCGCTTTTGTCGAGACCGCGATCAAGAATACGGTCAGCAGCGAGGCTTACATTCCTTCCGGGGCTTCGGTTAGAGAGGCTAAGCCGAATGCTTGGGTTCAAGATCAAATACGTTTTCAAGTTCCTCGTAATGAGGCGGTGCAGGAAGAGATTGCGGCCGCCGTTCAATCAGATGAGCCAGCTATTGCTGAGGCAAAGCCGGCTTATGAATTTACGGAAGGGTACCAAGCGAAGCCAGCTATAACAAATGATTGGCCTGCAAAGCAGGAGGAGCGGTCCCGCCCTTCTAATGAGAAGTCATCTTCATATTCGTGGTCGGAGAAGCCTACATCAGACAAGATTCCTGATGATGTTTGGAAAATGGCCTTCGCATCGCCGGAAGTGAAGCCTCAGGTGCCACATTTTCCGGAATTAAGCTGGATTGGTCAACTGCATGGAACTTATATTGTAGCCCAGAACAGCAATGGCTTATATTTAATTGATCAGCACGCAGCGCATGAACGGGTGCATTATGAATATTATTATGACAAATTCGGCCGCCAAGAAGAGGCTAGCCAGGAGCTGCTGCTCCCTGTGACCCTTGAGTTCGCGCCTGATGAAAGCACCGTAATGAGAGGGCGGCTAGCTGCCTTTCAAAGCGCTGGTGTATATATGGAGGACTTCGGTGGCAATACCTTTATCATCCGGGCTGTTCCGCACTGGTTTCCGAGTGGAGACGAGGCGGCGGTCGTTCGTGAGATGGCAGAGTGGGTTATACAGGAGCGCAGTCTAGATCTGCATGTGCTGCGGGAGAAAGCAGCCATTATGTGCTCATGCAAGGCGTCCATTAAAGCTAATCAAGCACTGACTAGAGAAGCGGGAGATAAGCTCTTAGAAAGGCTTGGTGCATGTCGCCAGCCCTACACCTGCCCGCACGGTCGCCCAATCGTAGTCAGCTTCAGTACCTATGAGCTTGAGAAAATGTTTAAGCGGGTGACGTCTTGA